The Solea senegalensis isolate Sse05_10M linkage group LG4, IFAPA_SoseM_1, whole genome shotgun sequence genome includes a region encoding these proteins:
- the LOC122768153 gene encoding vasopressin V2 receptor-like: MHPLNDSGCVDEEDVARDETLAKVEIALLSVIFVTAAILNTSVLTVLWKQRKQMSRMRLFVFHLCIADLVVAFFQVCPQLIWDITDRFVGPDLVCRLVKYLQVLGMFSSTYMIVVMTVDRHQAVCNPMVKFQRARTRLNIPVCVAWGISLLGSLPQVFIFSQVEVAHGVLDCWATFIQPWGLQTYITWTTLVIFILPVIAIIVCQVRIFCAIHNNLYQKTKQGGNAGFPLPSRASSVAGMSRARVKTIKMTVFIVLAYIVCWAPFFTVQLWSAWDPHAPKETATFTILMLLASLNSCANPCIYLLFSGQFPKRLVSLLSRRWSKDPIHEEATLVSTLYMSLKNVSESR; encoded by the exons ATGCATCCTCTGAATGACAGTGGCTGCGTGGATGAGGAGGATGTGGCGAGAGATGAGACTCTGGCCAAAGTGGAAATCGCGCTTCTCAGTGTCATCTTCGTCACCGCCGCTATCCTCAACACATCCGTGCTCACTGTGCTGTGGAAACAGCGCAAACAGATGTCCAGGATGCGCCTCTTCGTCTTTCACCTGTGCATCGCGGACCTGGTGGTCGCTTTCTTCCAGGTTTGTCCGCAGCTCATTTGGGACATCACGGATAGATTTGTTGGACCGGACCTGGTGTGCCGCCTGGTCAAGTACCTGCAAGTTCTGGGCATGTTTTCATCCACTTACATGATCGTGGTGATGACAGTGGACCGACACCAAGCTGTCTGCAACCCAATGGTGAAGTTCCAGCGGGCGCGCACAAGACTGAACATCCCAGTATGCGTCGCCTGGGGGATTTCTCTGCTGGGCAGCCTGCCACAGGTTTTCATCTTCTCACAGGTCGAAGTTGCACACGGTGTGTTAGACTGCTGGGCCACATTTATCCAGCCATGGGGGCTGCAGACTTACATAACCTGGACCACGctggttattttcattttgcctGTTATTGCGATTATTGTGTGCCAAGTACGCATCTTCTGCGCCATACACAACAATCTGTATCAGAAGACCAAGCAGGGAGGCAATGCGGGTTTCCCGCTTCCGTCCAGAGCCAGCAGTGTGGCCGGCATGTCCAGAGCCAGGGTCAAGACGATTAAGATGACTGTGTTTATTGTACTGGCTTATATTGTGTGCTGGGCTCCCTTCTTCACTGTCCAGCTTTGGTCCGCCTGGGACCCTCATGCGCCAAAAGAAA CAGCGACATTCACCATCCTGATGTTGCTGGCCAGTCTGAACAGCTGTGCGAACCCCTGCATTTATCTTCTGTTCAGCGGCCAGTTTCCGAAAAGGCTGGTTTCACTCTTATCTCGACGGTGGTCCAAGGATCCAATTCACGAGGAGGCGACGTTAGTCAGCACATTGTACATGAGCTTAAAAAATGTCTCTGAGTCCAGATGA